A DNA window from Brassica napus cultivar Da-Ae chromosome A4, Da-Ae, whole genome shotgun sequence contains the following coding sequences:
- the LOC106450069 gene encoding cysteine proteinase inhibitor 2-like — MSKVSLIRLSLLGFLVIALVTPSANATRKSVVLGGEADIPNVQTNIEIQELGRYCVEQFNLMEESEQGNAESIADTAVLNPLNFSRVVSAQKQVVAGLKYDLRIEVIQPDGTSRMFDSVVIIQPWLHSKKLLGFTPVATPVY; from the exons ATGTCAAAGGTTTCTCTTATTAGATTGTCATTGTTAGGGTTTCTAGTGATCGCCCTCGTCACTCCATCGGCGAACGCTACAAGAAAGTCCGTCGTTCTTGGAGGGGAGGCAGACATTCCGAATGTTCAGACCAACATAGAGATTCAAGAACTTGGAAG GTACTGCGTGGAGCAATTTAATCTAATGGAAGAGAGCGAGCAAGGAAACGCAGAATCCATTGCGGATACCGCCGTGTTGAATCCGTTGAATTTTAGTAGAGTTGTGTCGGCTCAGAAACAGGTCGTGGCTGGTCTAAAATACGATCTAAGGATTGAAGTGATTCAACCCGATGGCACGAGCAGGATGTTTGACTCAGTTGTGATTATTCAACCATGGCTCCATTCCAAGAAGTTGCTCGGTTTCACTCCCGTTGCTACTCCTGTCTACtaa
- the LOC106448771 gene encoding cation/H(+) antiporter 21-like, with protein sequence MALQSNSSYYDLSTSRYGKVVCYSHTDLIAEEHHNGWDSAKPIHAAFPFFIKQLLVANFVYRVIYYMSRPLHLPPFVAQLLCGLLFSPTLLGGEIFVLEYIFPYKYTMVLETFANLALVYNIFLLGLGMDLKMIKIKQRKPIVIAIVGLVVALLAGYALYYLHGNGDDDKIISGCLYWSVALSCTNFPDLARILADLKLLRSDMGRTAMSASIITDLCTWVLLLLGLVMFNKQGVSNDMMLFALVSTIGFVFFSIYVIRPGVAWAFANTVKGGHVGENHVWFTLVGVVFCSLITEAIGVTSIPGAFLFGLSIPHDHVIRDMIEEKLHDYLSGILMPLFYIICGLRLNLDYLLQNTTVGVLVFVISSCFMVKILSTVICSLFLRMPLRDGFAVGALMNTKGTMALVILNAGRDSKALDVIMYTHMTVVFLVMSILVQPLLTLTYTPKKKMSFYKYRTVQKLQGEVEFRVLTCAHVLANVSGLTSLLQVSNPTKRSPINVFAIHLVELTGRTTASLLIMNDETKPKANFSDRVRAESEQIAEMFEDMDVNNDAMLVQTLTAVSPYATMHEDICSLAEDKRASLILLPYHKNLTSDGRLGEGNDAHEDINHNVLSYAPCSVGILVDRGMTVIRSESSSFHGETTDKEIAMLFIGGRDDREALAYAWRMVGQEMIKLTVVRFVPSREALFAAGEDAAEYVKEAQVDEEYIYQFNFKTMNDSSVTYTEKVVVDGPETIAAIREMEDNHSFDLYIVGRGYKVETPVTVGLTDWNTSPDLGVIGDTLASSNFTMQGSVLVIQQFSAAYRQTAGNNQEHVGGGARVANEAKPLMNSHGEEEDDENEQYQMGMRK encoded by the exons ATGGCTCTGCAATCAAATTCATCCTATTATGACCTCAGTACGTCCCGGTACGGTAAAGTAGTATGTTATAGCCACACGGATTTGATAGCAGAAGAACACCATAATGGATGGGACAGTGCAAAACCGATCCATGCCGCATTTCCTTTCTTTATAAAACAACTATTAGTCGCTAACTTTGTCTACCGCGTAATCTACTACATGAGTCGGCCGCTACATCTTCCTCCTTTCGTTGCCCAACTCCTT TGTGGATTACTGTTCAGCCCGACTTTGCTCGGTGGGGAAATATTTGTCCTCGAGTATATCTTTCCTTATAAATACACAATGGTTCTGGAGACATTCGCAAACTTAGCTCTCGTCTACAACATTTTCCTCCTCGGTCTTGGTATGGACTTGAAGATGATAAAAATCAAGCAACGCAAGCCAATAGTCATAGCCATCGTTGGCCTCGTTGTGGCTTTATTGGCCGGTTATGCCTTGTATTACCTTCACGGTAACGGAGACGACGACAAGATTATTTCAGGTTGTCTTTACTGGTCGGTTGCGTTGAGTTGTACGAATTTCCCTGACCTTGCGAGGATTCTTGCGGATCTCAAGCTCTTGCGTTCTGATATGGGACGCACGGCCATGAGTGCATCCATTATTACGGATTTGTGTACTTGGGTTCTCCTTCTCCTCGGACTCGTAATGTTTAACAAACAAG GTGTATCGAACGATATGATGCTATTCGCGTTAGTATCAACCATCGGTTTTGTCTTTTTCAGCATCTACGTGATCCGTCCTGGGGTGGCTTGGGCCTTCGCCAACACGGTCAAAGGAGGCCACGTTGGAGAAAATCACGTATGGTTCACTCTCGTAGGAGTCGTTTTCTGTAGCTTAATCACCGAAGCAATTGGGGTCACCTCAATCCCTGGAGCTTTCTTGTTCGGTCTCTCGATCCCTCATGACCACGTAATTCGGGATATGATCGAAGAGAAGCTCCATGATTACCTCTCGGGAATTTTGATGCCTCTTTTCTACATCATTTGTGGTTTAAGACTCAATCTTGACTACTTGCTACAGAACACGACCGTTGGAGTGTTGGTGTTTGTGATTTCTTCGTGCTTTATGGTGAAGATTTTGTCTACCGTTATTTGCTCCCTCTTCTTGCGCATGCCCTTGCGTGATGGTTTTGCTGTTGGTGCCCTTATGAACACCAAAGGAACTATGGCCTTAGTCATACTCAATGCAGGACGTGACAGCAAGGCGTTGGACGTAATAATGTACACTCATATGACGGTTGTGTTCCTGGTGATGTCTATACTGGTGCAGCCACTTTTAACATTGACTTACACGCCAAAGAAGAAAATGTCTTTCTATAAATACCGAACCGTTCAAAAACTCCAAGGAGAAGTAGAGTTTCGTGTGTTAACCTGTGCTCATGTCCTCGCTAACGTCTCCGGCCTAACCAGCCTATTACAGGTTTCTAACCCGACCAAGCGATCTCCTATCAACGTCTTTGCAATTCACCTAGTCGAACTAACCGGTCGCACTACAGCTTCGTTGCTCATAATGAACGACGAGACCAAACCTAAAGCTAACTTTTCGGACCGAGTCAGAGCGGAATCCGAACAGATCGCTGAGATGTTCGAAGACATGGACGTGAACAACGACGCCATGTTGGTTCAGACACTCACCGCGGTCTCACCTTACGCGACGATGCATGAGGATATTTGTTCGTTGGCCGAGGATAAACGAGCCAGCCTCATCTTATTGCCTTACCATAAGAATTTGACATCTGATGGTCGGTTAGGTGAAGGAAACGATGCGCACGAGGATATCAACCACAACGTTTTGAGCTACGCACCTTGTTCGGTCGGGATATTGGTCGACCGTGGCATGACGGTTATTCGGTCTGAATCTTCTTCGTTCCATGGCGAGACCACCGATAAAGAAATTGCAATGCTATTCATTGGAGGCCGGGACGATAGAGAGGCTTTGGCTTATGCTTGGAGGATGGTGGGACAAGAAATGATCAAGCTAACGGTTGTGAGATTTGTCCCGAGCAGGGAAGCTTTATTTGCGGCCGGGGAAGATGCCGCTGAGTACGTGAAGGAGGCACAAGTGGACGAAGAGTACATCTACCAGTTTAACTTCAAGACTATGAATGATTCTTCTGTGACTTATACCGAGAAAGTGGTTGTCGATGGTCCAGAAACGATCGCAGCGATTAGAGAAATGGAAGATAACCATTCTTTCGATCTTTACATTGTGGGAAGAGGGTACAAAGTAGAAACGCCTGTGACCGTGGGTTTGACTGATTGGAATACTAGTCCGGATTTAGGGGTTATAGGCGATACATTAGCTTCATCAAACTTCACAATGCAAGGTTCGGTTCTTGTGATTCAACAATTCTCAGCCGCCTATAGGCAAACCGCAGGAAACAATCAAGAACATGTTGGCGGTGGAGCCAGGGTTGCCAATGAAGCCAAGCCTTTAATGAATTCTCATGGGGAGGAAGAGGATGATGAAAATGAACAATATCAAATGGGAATGCGCAAATAA
- the LOC106450068 gene encoding oil body-associated protein 1B-like translates to MEKAVHSSTTPGPEVPGEAAKTGTSIVDTATSAVQSFAPVNQIHQHLCAFHFYAYDMTRQVEAHHFCSHVNEDMRQCLIYDGPDANARLIGLEYIVTEKLFMTLPDEEKKLWHTHEWEVKGGFLFMPGVPGPIQRQDLDKVAKTYGKVFHFWQVDLGHDLPIGLPNVMMAVTRDGQLFHEMIQETEKRFGVSIEGEREARAYMSGPELGIHPLANGGGKGLKLELREVDIKPVESVARVFV, encoded by the exons ATGGAGAAGGCAGTTCACTCATCTACTACGCCTGGCCCGGAGGTTCCAGGGGAGGCAGCGAAAACCGGCACCTCCATAGTCGACACCGCCACCTCCGCCGTGCAAAGTTTTGCTCCGGTTAACCAAATCCACCAACATCTCTGCGC GTTCCATTTCTATGCTTACGACATGACACGACAAGTGGAGGCTCACCATTTCTGCAGTCACGTGAACGAAGATATGCGCCAATGTCTGATCTACGATGGTCCGGATGCAAACGCTCGTCTGATCGGATTGGAGTACATAGTTACAGAGAAGTTGTTCATGACTTTGCCTGATGAAGAGAAGAAACTTTGGCATACGCACGAGTGGGAAGTGAAAGGAGGGTTCTTGTTCATGCCTGGTGTTCCTGGTCCCATTCAGCGTCAAGATCTTGACAAAGTCGCTAAGACTTATGGCAAGGTTTTCCACTTTTGGCAAGTTGATTTGGGCCATGATCTTCCCATTGGTTTACCTAATGTCATGATGGCCGTTACCCGCGATGGCCAACTTTTCCACGAGATGATTCAGG AGACAGAGAAGCGCTTTGGGGTATCGATCGAAGGAGAGAGGGAGGCAAGGGCGTACATGTCAGGGCCAGAGCTCGGGATCCATCCATTGGCGAATGGAGGAGGCAAAGGGCTAAAACTAGAGTTGCGAGAGGTCGATATCAAGCCGGTTGAGTCTGTCGCAAGAGTCTTTGTCTGA